Sequence from the Corallococcus sp. EGB genome:
GGGAGGAGGCGGTGCCCGACTCCACGGCCATCCTCGCGCGCATCCAGCAGCTGGCGCCGGGCCGCATCGACGCGTCGCCGGAGGCGCTGCTCTGGGAGGAGCTGGCGGACACGGCCCTCAACGGCTTCCTCGTCGCGTCGCGCTGGGCGGATGACCGCAACTGGCCGCGGACGCGCGCCGCGTTCTTCCACTTCATGCCGGCGCCGGTGCGCGCGGTCGTGCCCACGCTCATCCGGCGCAAGCAGGTGGAGAGGCTGGTGGCGCGAGACGTCTGGCGCGCGGGGCCGGAGGCGTGCTGGCGCCGGTTCGGTGCGCTGTTGGATCAACTGGACGCCCGGGCGCCGGTGCACGGCTTCTGGTTGAACGGCGCGCTGAGCGTGGCGGACCTGGCCCTCTTCGGACAGCTGCACAGCCTGCGGACGCCGCTCACGCCCTGGCAGGGCGCGGAGGTGGAGCGGCGCGGGCGCTTGAGCGCGTGGCTCGGGCGGGTGGACGCGGCGACCCGCACCGCGAGCACGCCGCTGCGCGTCGCGAGCTGAGCCGTTCCGTCCGAAAGCGGAGGGTTGGGGGGACGGGAACACATGGCAGCCAACGCTCCACCGGTGGATACGGCCATCGCACGAACGTGCCGGTCGGGAGTTCTCTACCGTGTCCGCATGAAGCCGACCCCGAACACTCCCCCCACTGGCGAACCGTTCCCCCTTCAAGCGTCCTCGGAGGAGTCGCTCGATGCGCTCATCCAGCGCGTGGATGGCATGTCGGAGGTGGAGCTGGACCATCTGCCGTTGGGGATGATCCAGCTCGACGGGCAGGGGCGGATCCTCAAATTCAACAAGACCGAGGCCTCGCTGGCGCGCATCCAGGCGCGCGAGCAGATCGGCAAGAACTTCTTCTACGACGTGGCGCCGTGCACGCGCGTTCGGCAGTTCTATGGCCTGTTCCAGGAGGGCGTGCGGGCGAAGAAGCTCTACCAGACGTTCGGGTTCGTCTTCCGCTTCGCGCACGGCGCGCGCCACGTGGCCATCACGCTGTTCTACAGCGAGAAGACAAACTCGGTCTGGGTGCTGGTGTCCGACAAGAAGATGCCCGGCGAGCAGGGCTGATCCTCTCTCGGCGCACGAAGCCCGCCACGGGACTCTCGAAGACCTTGCTCACGACTTCGGATACCCATGGCCTGCGGTTTAGGAAACCGCAGGCCATGCGTTGAGGCCGTCGCTCAGCTCCCGGCGAGGTCCCCCAGGTTCAACCCATAGGGCTCGGTCGTCGTCCGCCTCGGCGAGGGCTCCGGCGTACCGGGCGCCACCGGGGCCACGCGGAGCAGCCCCGCGGCCCTCAGTCGCTCCACGGAACGTGACGCGGCCAGTTCTCCCATGGCCGCCGTGCGCAGCGCCTGGCGGATGCTCCGGCTGCCCCTCAGCTTTGAGTACAAGTACAGGTCATCCGCCGTCAGGTCCGGTGGGGTGGGGCGGGGGATGGGTTCGAACACCAGCCTTCCGTCCAACGCGAACAGCGCGTCACTCAGCGCCAGCGTCAGCCCCACCTCCGCCTCGCGGTAGAGCGCGTGCGCTTCCGGCACCGGCCCCCGCTCCAGCACCTGCGCCGCCAGCGCCACCGCCAGGTCGTACTTGCGCGACGACAGGAACGCGCGCACCAGCGCCAGCAGCTCCGTGAACTCCGTGGACTCGCCCACCGTGGGGCCCGTGGACCGGTGCGGCGCCAGCGCCCCACGCCGGTACAGGTGCAGCACCCAGCGCGCCGCGAACAGCGGGGCCTCCTTCGCGCTCGCCAGCAGCTCGCCCAGCGTCGCGCCGCTGGCCGCCAGGTCCAGGAGCACGTCCTCCTCCTCGGAGAAGGTCTCCACCGCGAACTCGCGGAACACGCGGAACGTCGTGTCCAGGCGCGGGAAGATCTCCCGGAACTGCGCCCACTCCTGCACCCGCGCCACTGCGTCCCGGTGCAGCGTGGCCAACGGCAGCCGCAGGCCCACCGCCCGCCCCGGCAACGGCAGCCCCGGCGTGAACTCCACCTCGCCGGACTCCCAGGCGTAGCAGTCGAACAGCGCCTCGCGTGCCTTGTGCTCCATCGCCTCCGTGAGCTGTGACAGCTCCACGAAGCAGCGCTGCACGAGGAACGTGCCGTAGGGCAGGTTCGCCCCCTCCGCCGCCTCGAACGCCGCCGCCGCCCGGGGCGCGTCCAGGATGCGCAGGTTCACCAGCACCTGCGCCAGGTGCTCCCGCGGATCCGTGGAGGCCACCCCCACCAGGTGCCCGTCCCGCAGGTGGAACTCCCGGCGGACCGCCCCTCGCTCCACCCGCAGCGTCCCCTCCACCCCCGGCGTCGTGAACAGGGGCGGCACCACCAACTGGAGCCGGTAGCTGGCCAGGTTTCCCGTGAACGCTTCCATCCGTGGGCGCCCTCCAAGGCGGGGTCAACGTGCTCTGCCGACCACCAGGGTAGCGGGAGACCGGAGGCCCCTCAACCCCTCGGAACTGCTGGGCTTTTCCTGCCGGACCGCAATGTTCCAGGAAGGCATGGCGCGCGGATGTCCGCCATTGAAACGGCGCACCGGTCCCAACGGAAGGTTGCAGCGTGACGGCGGGTATGCGAACGAACCGTGTCCTCCACCCGTCATTCGGAGCGCGAATCGCGATGCGGATTCTCTCAGGCGTCCAGTCGTCCGGAAGGCTGCACATCGGCAACTACTACGGGGCCCTGCGGCAGTTCGTGCAGCTCCAGGACCAGGGCGAGGCCTACTACTTCATCGCCAACTACCACGCGCTCACCACCGTCCGGGACCCCAAGCTCGCCCTGGACCTCACGCGCGACGCGGCGCTCACGTACCTGTCCCTGGGCCTGGACCCCAAGAAGGCCGTCCTCTTCCGCCAGAGCGACGTGAAGGAGGTGCTGGAGCTCAACTGGATCCTCGGCACCGTGGTGCCCCAGGCCCACCTGGAGCGCGCCCACAGCTACAAGGACAAGGTCGCCAAGGGCATCAGCCCGGACTTCGGCCTCTACGCGTACCCCGTCCTCATGGCGGCGGACATCCTGCTCTACAGCGCGGATCAGGTGCCGGTGGGCAAGGACCAGATCCAGCACATCGAGTTCGCGCGCGACTGGGCCGTGAAGTTCAACACCCAGTACGTCCCGGGCTACGACCCGGCGGATCCGGAAGGGAAGGAGCGGGGGCACACGCCCGGCATCCTCAAGCTGCCGTCCGCCTTCGTGCAGGAGAACGCCGCCACGGTGCCCGGCATCGACGGACAGAAGATGTCCAAGTCCTACGGCAACACCCTGGAGCTGTTCGGCGACGAGAAGGACATCAAGAAGCGCATCATGTCCATCAAGACGGACTCCACGCCGGTGGACGCCCCCAAGCCCACCACGGACGCGCCGCTCTATGACCTGCTCAAGCTGATGCTCCCGCCCGGCGAGTTCTCCGACGTGGACGCGTCCTGGAAGGCCGGCGGCAAGGGCTACGGCGACTTCAAGAAGAAGCTCCTGGAGGCCTTCCACGTCACCTTCGGCCCCGCCCGCCAGCGCCGCCAGGAGCTGCTCAACGACCCGGGAGAGCTGGAGCGCATCCTCGCGGACGGCGCCGAGCGCGCCCGGGCCGAAGCCACCCGCCTGATGGACCGGGTCCGCAAGGCCGTGGGAATCCCCTGAACACCCGTTCCTGTTCAAATGTTTGACCCCCCCGGGAGGCATTGCTAAGGAGGTCTGTCCCCCCGGCGCCCGCTAAAGGCCGGATTTTCGGGCCCTTTCGCATGACGAAGTTCCCATCCCCCCAGAAGGACGCCGGCCGGTGAGCGAAGGTCGCAAGCCCCCACCGCCCGACGACCTC
This genomic interval carries:
- a CDS encoding glutathione S-transferase family protein, with the translated sequence MTPNASPSLTLLELADPGLPGLESYSPYCLKVHRTLKYAGLPYARVCADNPASHRKHNPTGQVPVLLVGEEAVPDSTAILARIQQLAPGRIDASPEALLWEELADTALNGFLVASRWADDRNWPRTRAAFFHFMPAPVRAVVPTLIRRKQVERLVARDVWRAGPEACWRRFGALLDQLDARAPVHGFWLNGALSVADLALFGQLHSLRTPLTPWQGAEVERRGRLSAWLGRVDAATRTASTPLRVAS
- a CDS encoding PAS domain-containing protein, coding for MKPTPNTPPTGEPFPLQASSEESLDALIQRVDGMSEVELDHLPLGMIQLDGQGRILKFNKTEASLARIQAREQIGKNFFYDVAPCTRVRQFYGLFQEGVRAKKLYQTFGFVFRFAHGARHVAITLFYSEKTNSVWVLVSDKKMPGEQG
- a CDS encoding DUF4388 domain-containing protein, with product MEAFTGNLASYRLQLVVPPLFTTPGVEGTLRVERGAVRREFHLRDGHLVGVASTDPREHLAQVLVNLRILDAPRAAAAFEAAEGANLPYGTFLVQRCFVELSQLTEAMEHKAREALFDCYAWESGEVEFTPGLPLPGRAVGLRLPLATLHRDAVARVQEWAQFREIFPRLDTTFRVFREFAVETFSEEEDVLLDLAASGATLGELLASAKEAPLFAARWVLHLYRRGALAPHRSTGPTVGESTEFTELLALVRAFLSSRKYDLAVALAAQVLERGPVPEAHALYREAEVGLTLALSDALFALDGRLVFEPIPRPTPPDLTADDLYLYSKLRGSRSIRQALRTAAMGELAASRSVERLRAAGLLRVAPVAPGTPEPSPRRTTTEPYGLNLGDLAGS
- the trpS gene encoding tryptophan--tRNA ligase — protein: MRILSGVQSSGRLHIGNYYGALRQFVQLQDQGEAYYFIANYHALTTVRDPKLALDLTRDAALTYLSLGLDPKKAVLFRQSDVKEVLELNWILGTVVPQAHLERAHSYKDKVAKGISPDFGLYAYPVLMAADILLYSADQVPVGKDQIQHIEFARDWAVKFNTQYVPGYDPADPEGKERGHTPGILKLPSAFVQENAATVPGIDGQKMSKSYGNTLELFGDEKDIKKRIMSIKTDSTPVDAPKPTTDAPLYDLLKLMLPPGEFSDVDASWKAGGKGYGDFKKKLLEAFHVTFGPARQRRQELLNDPGELERILADGAERARAEATRLMDRVRKAVGIP